Proteins co-encoded in one Aspergillus fumigatus Af293 chromosome 6, whole genome shotgun sequence genomic window:
- a CDS encoding DEAD/DEAH box helicase, protein MTNITEDASIDDLEDDLQLHQVILQSLNEQRPNAVEEIQEILDVIRDLETRLARLRRGGQATPQTRSPVTSSGTPKSPLSQAQLDGAAPPRPNGALSPPQWGSSAMSPPRRPYQRALDMSPYRPGFSISRSSSYGHDDDDLDRPLGRGTTHMCASSSSAMSSSRKLAGLPLEAESSRKRRRQSSSGDLNFLRPQKRATDDRRPSSSSTASSSTPQSQLHDESEELKRLLGLDSDDTLRALQEEQRKAEKWLEERKEQERRDEEYARMLMNGMYEPPRPASAHSTASTNYSRSSIQLPSEASLVYRGEAGPSSIPEHRSVNTPLVDRLVDRSRSSYSIPSTPESGHSEVQHLPLITLRDSDDSDIAEISPQDFHSGQSRPQSHHRLYPSYNTHPGHSSNRRSVATELGRYVPVTQPSIRLGYSAPQGSVYGPNVLQNTMARLQASRQMLQQAGRSVFEGFSSYFLPSGSSGLPTGLSADDYYASLKGYRLTIVFRSSDFYEPGVDPKQVQEEIKQLLETIRPDTEIAKEKREGTPEALRYTLLEHQKLGLTWMKTMEESEKKGGILADDMGLGKTIQAIALIVSRPSTDPERKPTLIVAPVSLMQQWKREIQKAVKPGRHQLSVYVLHGDKRAVSYRDMKDYDVVLTTFGTLSSELKRREKYDELQSAGANEEALSRTLLKNLPCLGPSSLWHRVIIDEAQCIKNRNTRSAQACCRLNSTYRWCMSGTPMMNTVEELHSLLKFLRIRPYSSLDRFNKDFTRPLKGPPGESRDKAMQQLQVLVKAVLLRRTKTSKIDGQPILRLPPRVLEKVYAVFSEDEQAIYDALESKTQVQFNKYLKANAVGRNYSNILVLLLRLRQACCHPHLMTDFSVEVNAATDELDLVANAKAFGDEVVVRLKENENLECPICIDAVDNPIIFFPCGHSACAECFSRMTDPSLAVQRGEDGAAEIKCPNCRGRVDPRKVTDHLTFKKVHSPDADDLDQVGSQKPIRDEEDDDDSDDDDDDDDDDDDNSLSRFIVDDEDDSSSVRKSKTKKGKKAKKTKKSLAELKKEASKNIKSKQKYLRRLEKTWVTSAKIEKTLEILQEIQDREDSEKTIIFSQFTALLDLLEVPIVRRGWGYRRYDGSMRPGDRNAAVLEFTDNPDCKIMLVSLKAGNAGLNLVAASQVIIFDPFWNPYIEDQAIDRAHRIGQMRQVHIHRILVQKTVEDRILELQEKKREIIDGALDEKAQKKVSRLGTQELAYLFVRESIPSSLNKRLTEFSHRAFGNGSLSFDMRGMALAAFYARIQHYFRYDTLHRYFSPSYIAFDFFPIYIPGKLYHYRLRAADRLHAALTLIIEFILCHGRCLYTSIMTTRSCLSSCPSDVVPRCCIQVVET, encoded by the exons CAAAGGCCAAATGCCGTTGAAGAAATACAAGAAATACTCGACGTCATCAGAGACTTGGAGACGCGCCTTGCGCGGCTGCGTCGGGGCGGCCAAGCTACTCCTCAAACACGTTCTCCCGTTACCAGTTCAGGTACACCTAAGTCGCCATTGTCTCAGGCGCAGCTAGATGGCGCCGCTCCTCCACGTCCAAACGGTGCTTTGAGTCCTCCTCAGTGGGGGAGCTCTGCTATGTCTCCTCCGAGACGGCCATATCAGCGTGCACTTGACATGAGCCCATATCGACCTGGATTCTCCATAAGC AGATCGAGCTCATATGgtcatgacgatgatgacctAGATCGGCCActtggaagaggaacgaCGCACATGTGTGCTTCCTCTAGCTCTGCGatgtcttcttcgaggaaACTTGCAGGTCTTCCTCTGGAAGCTGAATCCAGTCGGAAGCGCCGGCGTCAGAGTTCTAGCGGAGATCTTAACTTTTTACGGCCACAGAAGCGAGCGACAGACGACAGACGTCCCTCTAGCTCTAGCACAGCGTCGTCTAGCACTCCTCAGAGCCAATTGCATGATGAGTCTGAGGAACTGAAGCGACTTTTGGGGTTAGACAGTGACGATACTCTGCGCGCactccaggaagagcagagaaAAGCAGAGAAGTGGCTCGAAGAGCggaaggagcaggagcgTCGTGACGAAGAGTATGCCCGTATGCTCATGAACGGGATGTATgaacctcctcgtccagccTCAGCTCACAGCACCGCTTCTACGAATTATTCAAGGTCGTCCATCCAGCTTCCATCAGAAGCTTCCCTGGTATATCGCGGCGAAGCGGGACCATCTTCCATTCCTGAGCATCGTTCCGTCAATACGCCACTTGTGGATCGTCTTGTGGATCGTTCGCGGTCATCCTACAGCATTCCGTCAACGCCTGAATCGGGACATTCGGAAGTACAGCATCTACCACTTATTACCTTGCGCGATAGTGATGACAGCGATATAGCAGAGATCTCGCCCCAAGATTTTCACAGTGGTCAGTCCAGACCCCAAAGCCATCACAGACTGTATCCGAGCTACAATACCCATCCGGGTCATTCTTCAAACCGTCGGAGCGTGGCAACCGAGCTGGGAAGATACGTCCCGGTTACTCAACCTTCTATTCGACTGGGATATAGTGCGCCTCAAGGTTCTGTGTACGGGCCCAATGTCTTGCAGAATACTATGGCAAGGCTTCAAGCAAGCCGGCAGATGTTACAGCAGGCGGGAAGATCAGTCTTTGAAGGATTTTCGTCATACTTCTTACCCTCAGGCTCTTCCGGCTTGCCCACTGGACTTTCTGCTGATGATTACTATGCTTCGTTGAAGGGCTACAG GCTAACAATAGTCTTTCGATCCAGTGATTTCTATGAGCCTGGTGTGGATCCCAAGCAAGTccaggaagagatcaaacAATTGCTGGAAACGATCAGACCAGACACCGAAATTGCCAAGGAAAAGCGGGAAGGCACCCCAGAGGCTCTTAGGTACACTTTGCTGGAGCATCAGAAACTGGGGCTTACCTGGATGAAGACCATGGAAGAGAGCGAAAAGAAAGGCGGTATCCTGGCCGACGACATGGGTCTCGGAAAGACCATACAAGCCATTGCTCTCATAGTGTCCCGCCCGTCTACGGATCCAGAGCGGAAACCCACACTGATTGTCGCTCCGGTCTCTTTAATGCAGCAGTGGAAACGAGAGATTCAGAAGGCTGTCAAGCCGGGTAGGCATCAACTTTCAGTCTACGTTCTACACGGTGACAAGCGAGCGGTCAGCTACAGAGACATGAAAGACTACGACGTGGTCCTTACCACGTTCGGAACCTTATCCTCAGAACTGAAGCGCAGGGAAAAGTATGACGAACTACAGTCGGCTGGCGCGAATGAGGAGGCTCTGTCCCGAACTTTGCTGAAGAACCTGCCATGCCTCGGCCCGAGCAGTCTGTGGCACCGAGTCATCATAGACGAGGCTCAGTGCATCAAGAATCGAAATACGAGATCCGCGCAAGCATGTTGCCGTCTCAACTCCACCTATCGTTGGTGTATGAGCGGAACTCCAATGATGAACACTGTGGAAGAACTACATTCATTGTTGAAATTCCTCCGGATCAGACCTTATTCCAGCCTTGATCGTTTCAACAAG GACTTCACCCGACCACTCAAGGGTCCGCCTGGCGAGTCTCGCGACAAAGCTATGCAACAACTGCAGGTTCTGGTGAAGGCGGTTCTGCTTAGACGGACCAAGACATCGAAGATTGACGGCCAGCCGATTCTACGGCTTCCACCTAGGGTTCTAGAGAAGGTGTATGCTGTGTTCAGCGAGGATGAACAGGCCATCTACGATGCGCTTGAGAGCAAGACTCAGGTTCAGTTCAACAAGTATCTCAAGGCTAACGCTGTTGGAAGAAACTActccaacatcctcgtcctgcttcttcggcttcgtCAAGCTTGCTGCCACCCGCACTTGATGACTGATTTTAGTGTCGAGGTCAATGCTGCTACTGACGAGTTGGACCTTGTCGCCAATGCGAAAGCTTTCGGAGATGAGGTCGTGGTCCGTCTCAAGGAGAACGAAAACCTTGAATGCCCCATTTGTATTGATGCAGTTGACAATCCCATTATATTTTTTCCGTGCGGTCATAGCGCTTGTGCCGAGTGTTTCTCAAGGATGACCGATCCCTCACTTGCCGTGCAGCGTGGTGAAGATGGTGCAGCGGAGATCAAGTGTCCAAACTGTCGCGGTCGTGTCGATCCGAGGAAGGTCACCGACCATCTGACGTTCAAGAAGGTTCATTCTCCGGATGCggatgatcttgatcaaGTGGGGTCTCAGAAGCCTATTcgtgacgaagaagatgatgacgatagcgacgacgacgacgacgatgacgatgacgatgacgataaCAGTTTGTCTCGATTCATcgttgatgacgaggatgactcATCATCAGTCAGAAAGTCCAAGAcaaagaaaggaaagaaagccaagaagaccaagaagagcCTTGCGGAACTCAAGAAGGAAGCCTCGAAGAATATCAAGTCGAAACAGAAGTACCTTCGCCGATTGGAGAAAACCTGGGTCACCAGCGCAAAGATTGAGAAAACCCTTGAAATCCTTCAGGAGATCCAGGATCGGGAGGATAGCGAGAAGACCATCATCTTTAGCCAGTTTACGGCGCTGCTGGATCTCCTCGAGGTCCCAATCGTGCGTCGAGGCTGGGGCTATCGCCGCTATGACGGTAGCATGAGACCCGGTGATCGAAATGCCGCCGTCCTGGAGTTCACTGACAATCCAGACTGCAAGATTATGCTGGTTTCCCTGAAAGCCGGCAACGCAGGGCTGAACCTCGTCGCTGCATCTCAGGTTATCATCTTTGACCCCTTCTGGAACCCCTACATCGAGGACCAGGCCATCGACCGTGCTCATCGCATCGGACAGATGCGCCAGGTTCATATCCATCGAATCCTTGTACAAAAGACAGTCGAGGACCGTATCCTCGAACTTCAGGAGAAAAAGCGCGAGATTATTGATGGTGCTCTGGACGAGAAGGCGCAGAAGAAGGTTTCTCGCCTGGGAACTCAGGAACTGGCCTATTTATTCGTACGCGAGTCCATCCCCAGTTCTTTGAACAAGAGACTAACTGAATTTTCCCACAGGGCGTTCGGTAACGGCTCCTTATCTTTCGATATGCGTGGTATGGCGTTGGCGGCATTCTACGCTCGGATTCAACATTACTTCAGATACGATACCCTACATCGCTacttttccccttcttaTATTGCATTTGACTTCTTTCCTATCTACATCCCGGGCAAGCTGTATCATTATAGACTCAGAGCAGCAGATAGGTTGCATGCAGCTTTGACCTTAATCATAGAATTCATACTGTGTCACGGACGCTGCTTATATACTTCTATAATGACTACACGAAGCTGCTTAAGTAGTTGTCCAAGTGATGTAGTTCCTAGATGTTGTATACAAGTGGTTGAGACATAA
- the ran gene encoding Ran family GTP-binding nuclear protein, with protein MSAPTTPTFKLVLVGDGGTGKTTFVKRHLTGEFEKKYIATLGVEVHPLTFTTNLGTIQFDVWDTAGQEKFGGLRDGYYINGQCGIIMFDVTSRITYKNVPNWHRDLVRVCENIPIVLCGNKVDVKERKVKAKTITFHRKKNLQYYDISAKSNYNFEKPFLWLARKLVGNAALEFVAAPALAPPEVAVNPQLMAEYEKEMESAAAMPLPDEEDADL; from the exons ATGTCTGCTCCTACTACACCAACTTTCAAGCTCGTCCTTGTTGGTGACGGTGGTACTGGTAAG ACCACCTTCGTCAAGCGCCACCTTACTGGTGAATTCGAAAAGAAGTACATCGCAACCCTCGGTGTCGAAGTGCACCCTCTGACCTTCACCACC AACCTGGGAACGATTCAGTTCGATGTATGGGACACAGCTGGTCAGGAGAAGTTCGGCGGTCTGAGAGATGGATACTACATCAACGGCCAGTGTGGTATCATCATGTTCGATGTCACCTCCCGTATCACGTACAAGAACGTCCCCAACTGGCACC GTGACCTCGTCCGTGTCTGCGAGAACATCCCCATCGTTCTCTGCGGCAACAAAGTCGATGTTAAGGAGCGCAAGGTGAAAGCCAAGACCATTACTTTCCACCGCAAGAAGAACCTCCAGTACTACGATATCTCGGCCAAGTCCAACTACAACTTCGAGAAGCCCTTCCTGTGGCTCGCCCGCAAGCTAGTCGGCAACGCCGCCCTG GAATTCGTTGCTGCCcctgctcttgctcctcctgAGGTCGCTGTCAATCCACAGCTCATGGCTGAGtacgagaaggagatggagagtgCTGCTGCCATGCCTCTGcccgacgaggaggatgctgatCTGTAA
- a CDS encoding putative 26S proteasome non-ATPase regulatory subunit Nas2 — MGIPMNDNIHAPTVPSGPTSGGVTRDLSKLTMVDLMQEKERIEAELSALSAVLTSHGVNMNTSLTTFDGFPRDDIDVAQIRTTRARIIHLRTDHKEVMKHLEKGLHEHFASLQRAQAAVAASGMNGTSVQRSNLGENSLSNAEMIGTPFAKVNSVVPDSPADQAGLKAGDIIRSFGNVNWINHERLSKVAQTVQQNEGRTIVVKIVREDGPASNNTTELSLELIPRRDWGGRGLLGCHLVPL; from the exons ATGGGAATACCCATGAACGATAATATTCACGCCCCCACTGTACCCTCTGGACCTACGTCCGGAGGGGTTACCCGCGACCTGTCCAAGCTGACCATGGTGGACCTAAtgcaagagaaggaacgCATCGAAGCAGAACTGTCGGCCCTTAGTGCTGTGCTGACATCT CATGGCGTAAATATGAACACGTCCCTCACTACCTTTGATGGTTTTCCGCGAGACGATATCGACGTTGCACAGA TCCGCACGACACGAGCACGGATAATTCACCTGCGAACCGACCACAAAGAAGTAATGAAACATCTCGAGAAAGGTCTCCATGAGCATTTCGCCAGTCTTCAACGTGCACAAGCCGCTGTTGCTGCTAGCGGTATGAACGGGACTTCAGTTCAACGAAGCAATTTGGGTGAGAACAGTTTATCAAATGCTGAAATGATCGGGACGCCATTTGCCAAGGTGAACAGCGTGGTGCCCGATAGCCCTGCGGATCAGGCTGGGTTGAAGGCCGGGGACATCATACGAAGCTTCGGAAACGTGAACTGGATCAATCATGAACGTCTATCCAAGGTAGCACAAACAGTGCAACAGAACGAAGGA CGCACAATCGTGGTCAAGATCGTAAGAGAGGACGGACCTGCGTCCAATAACACTACTGAGCTGAGCTTAGAACTCATACCACGCCGTGATTGGGGAGGTCGTGGTTTGTTAGGTTGTCACCTTGTTCCACTGTGA
- a CDS encoding putative Rho guanyl nucleotide exchange factor produces the protein MEESKENTLSETPLLPVEPSISDVKVVDASDTVHDSGGRKTDSASFRRWFEEFWLKRSPPSPDQKQVDGWPEILLTECSNDDWSPHCGLQDQQWEQLSAHSSHLGIVKTASFTDQSVGRSRAATQSTFNPSIHSGGRGSIESLRPSVSPLISHAVLLHSLERRQILREIITTETDYVFGLKALADVLLICSVRPRIYRNVQRIRELHQTFLARARAVSPMSVSAASEVDKLFPQGVAKGLKAIDLKRLNNLQSRSLRKQSLKTSIIARLNSLAAQGSEAYDMAYAIAELSKSFKLYEDFCCNFELLLQDVSLLRGSIPNWEAFEGGIESLSKSVTSLENKLLTDNRSMSLSDLVVKPVQRLCKYELFLRELLKCTPVQDDPLSHDKIKEVLDGLRPTIERVNQANETLKQRELIAKTLLLREKLELPEPDIVHDIYLQLGPIKLCGVLHATYQLPADIVGEYVVCALFESYLVLAASRDGCSRLQAVACLYVCDLKIDTLRNGRGLCCYGCLFSWKVIFEHRNNQYELVLSASSAIEEKQWKTEILRAAAALTEVSTAGQSESNLYSFEVLGLLPLECSTGLTTLLSRKPSIHSLATSASRANLQHVVIRKTHKPGEASTEADGVIERPKIPPWASALVLTTRRQDRVDLERFIFNIYTKGSLPYPGMPPAKGKDLLKPSKLMVAIREGVYRRSSSGGLPTTRRPAIVLAPAKTSKNEQTGRSEGGTDEPPIEDRKKAASPMSRMGTVRRALTVRFQARHKSASHADLPLQYKGQSDQLFHKVSVRGIFNSVSRRSSKRILHTALSLDGGA, from the exons ATGGAAGAGTCAAAAGAGAATACCCTATCCGAAACACCGCTCCTTCCTGTGGAACCTTCGATCTCAGACGTGAAAGTAGTGGATGCGAGTGATACAGTTCACGACTCTGGAGGACGAAAAACTGATTCAGCATCATTCAGGAGATGGTTTGAAGAGTTCTGGCTGAAGAGGagtcctccttctccagacCAGAAGCAAGTTGACGGTTGGCCCGAGATCCTCTTGACCGAATGTTCCAACGACGACTGGTCACCTCACTGCGGCCTTCAAGATCAGCAATGGGAACAATTATCGGCCCACTCATCACATCTTGGGATCGTCAAAACAGCAAGCTTTACTGACCAAAGCGTAGGGAGATCAAGGGCTGCAACACAGAGCACCTTCAACCCTAGCATACATTCGGGCGGTCGTGGTTCAATCGAAAGCTTGAGGCCCAGTGTCAGCCCTTTGATATCCCATGCAGTGCTGCTTCACTCCCTTGAGAGGCGTCAAATACTTCGGGAGATCATCACTACTGAAACCGACTACGTATTCGGGTTGAAGGCCCTTGCTGAT GTACTTCTAATTTGTTCCGTCAGACCCCGGATATATCGCAACGTGCAACGCATTCGAGAACTACACCAGACCTTCTTGGCAAGGGCTCGTGCCGTGAGCCCCATGTCCGTTTCGGCTGCATCCGAAGTCGATAAGCTGTTCCCCCAGGGCGTTGCTAAAGGCTTGAAGGCAATTGACTTGAAACGCCTTAATAACCTTCAAAGCAGATCTTTGAGAAAGCAGAGTTTGAAGACGTCGATAATTGCCCGTCTCAACTCATTGGCTGCGCAAGGTTCGGAAGCCTATGACATGGCGTATGCGATTGCTGAACTG TCAAAGTCCTTCAAGCTTTATGAAGACTTTTGTTGCAATTTTGAACTTCTCTTGCAAGACGTAAGCCTCCTTCGCGGGTCAATCCCGAATTGGGAAGCCTTTGAAGGAGGCATAGAATCTCTTTCGAAGTCTGTGACGTCCTTAGAGAACAAGCTCTTGACAGATAATAGATCAATGTCTTTAAGTGACCTCGTCGTCAAG CCAGTTCAGCGCCTTTGTAAGTATGAGCTGTTCCTGAGGGAGCTACTAAAGTGCACGCCAGTTCAAGATGACCCGTTATCGCATGACAAAATCAAGGAAGTGCTGGATGGTCTTCGCCCAACAATCGAGCGCGTCAATCAAGCCAACGAAACTCTCAAGCAAAGGGAACTCATTGCAAAAACCCTTTTGCTGAGAGAAAAGCTGGAATTGCCAGAGCCG GACATTGTTCACGATATTTACCTACAATTGGGACCCATCAAACTATGTGGCGTCCTTCATGCGACTTACCAGTTACCGGCAGATATTGTGGGTGAATACGTCGTCTGCGCTCTGTTTGAAAGCTATCTTGTTCTGGCTGCTTCGAGAGACGGCTGTTCAAGACTCCAAGCTGTGGCGTGCCTGTACGTCTGTGATCTCAAGATCGACACCTTGAGAAACGGGAGAG GGCTATGTTGCTACGGATGCTTGTTCTCGTGGAAGGTTATTTTTGAACATCGAAATAATCAGTACGAGCTCGTCTTGAGCGCGTCATCGGCGATTGAAGAGAAGCAATGGAAAACCGAGATACTTAGGGCGGCGGCGGCATTGACCGAAGTTTCGACAGCAGGACAGTCGGAATCAAATCTGTACTCCTTTGAGGTGCTAGGCCTACTCCCGCTTGAATGCTCGACGGGTTTAACAACTCTCTTGTCCCGAAAACCTTCAATCCACTCATTGGCCACTTCTGCGAGTAGGGCGAATTTGCAGCATGTTGTGATCAGAAAAACGCACAAGCCTGGAGAGGCATCGACTGAAGCGGATGGAGTAATCGAACGCCCAAAGATTCCCCCTTGGGCCTCGGCGCTGGTCCTGACAACAAGAAGACAAGATAGAGTTGATCTGGAACGATTCATCTTCAATATATATACAAAGGGCTCACTGCCTTATCCTGGGATGCCTCCTGCCAAAGGCAAGGACTTGCTCAAGCCAAGTAAGCTCATGGTAGCTATCAGGGAAGGGGTGTACAGACGTTCTAGCTCCGGGGGCCTTCCAACCACTAGGCGCCCTGCCATAGTACTTGCTCCTGCAAAAACCAGCAAAAACGAGCAAACCGGCAGGAGTGAGGGTGGAACTGACGAACCGCCTATCGAGGACAGGAAGAAGGCTGCCTCGCCTATGAGTCGCATGGGAACTGTTCGACGAGCGCTAACTGTGAGGTTTCAGGCCAGACACAAGTCTGCTTCGCATGCTGATCTGCCTTTGCAGTATAAGGGGCAATCAGACCAACTTTTTCACAAGGTGTCAGTACGAGGGATCTTCAACTCTGTATCTCGGAGGAGCTCCAAGAGAATTTTGCATACAGCCTTGAGCCTGGACGGTGGAGCATAA